One segment of Pleomorphomonas sp. PLEO DNA contains the following:
- a CDS encoding ABC transporter ATP-binding protein, with product MNFLKGRLDGFLGSEQKLGPLVRLFRANFRPYASRYAFAFSMMLLAAGATAASAYIIKEIINKIFIEKSEGLVFTIASVIIVVYLVKGAATYFSSVTLTKIGNSMIARLQRQLFAAVLKQDIAFFQTHALGDIVVRISQNAAAARSAIDLIVLSLGRDLFTLLSLVAVMIVQNPTMSMLSLVIAPVAIYGITHLLRKVRTAARKEVMSLAQIVTIVQESVQGIRVVKSFGLEGRLEAGFAVATAGVERLSNRIATLGARSSPLMETLGGFAIAFVVMFGGYQIVHYNADPGAFFSFITALLLAYEPAKRLARFNLDLEMALVGVRMMYEVLDMVPELQSAPDAVEAKFEAATVTFDRVDFAYGEAPVLQSLSLTASANSVVALVGPSGAGKSTVFSLVERFYDPKGGAILINGTDIRRFTVESLRRHIALVTQDTFLFDGSVAANIADGRPDATPAEIEMAARDANAYDFIMAMPSGFQSRVGEGGGNLSGGQRQRIAIARAILRQAPILLLDEATSALDAQAERDIQEALGRLMKGRTTFVIAHRLATVRDADIIYVMDKGEVVQSGTHEQLMAEGGLYAHLRALQFKDEKPFQPAEAAG from the coding sequence TTGAACTTCCTGAAGGGCCGGCTCGACGGTTTTCTCGGATCGGAGCAGAAGCTCGGACCGCTGGTGCGTCTTTTTCGCGCCAACTTCCGCCCCTATGCGTCGCGCTATGCCTTCGCATTCTCGATGATGCTGCTTGCCGCGGGCGCGACGGCGGCGAGCGCCTACATCATCAAAGAGATCATCAACAAGATCTTCATCGAGAAAAGCGAAGGGCTGGTGTTCACCATCGCCAGCGTCATCATCGTCGTTTATCTCGTCAAAGGCGCTGCGACCTATTTCTCGTCGGTGACGCTGACCAAGATCGGCAACAGCATGATAGCGCGGCTGCAGCGGCAGCTGTTCGCGGCGGTGCTGAAGCAGGATATCGCCTTTTTCCAGACCCATGCGCTCGGCGACATCGTGGTGCGCATCTCGCAGAACGCGGCGGCTGCCCGATCGGCGATCGACCTGATCGTGCTCAGTCTCGGCCGCGATCTGTTCACGCTGCTCTCGCTTGTCGCCGTCATGATCGTGCAGAACCCGACCATGTCGATGCTGTCGCTGGTGATCGCGCCGGTGGCCATCTACGGCATCACCCACCTGCTCAGGAAGGTCAGGACGGCGGCGCGAAAAGAGGTGATGTCGCTGGCCCAGATCGTCACCATCGTCCAGGAGAGCGTGCAGGGCATCCGCGTCGTCAAGTCTTTCGGGCTTGAAGGGCGGCTGGAGGCGGGGTTCGCGGTGGCGACCGCCGGCGTCGAGCGGCTGTCAAACCGCATCGCCACGCTGGGCGCCCGCTCGAGCCCTCTCATGGAAACGTTGGGCGGTTTTGCCATCGCCTTCGTGGTGATGTTCGGCGGCTACCAGATCGTCCACTACAATGCCGACCCCGGCGCCTTCTTCTCCTTCATCACGGCGCTGCTTCTCGCCTACGAGCCGGCCAAGCGGCTGGCCCGCTTCAACCTCGACCTCGAGATGGCGCTGGTCGGCGTCCGCATGATGTACGAGGTGCTGGACATGGTGCCGGAGTTGCAGTCGGCCCCGGACGCCGTGGAGGCCAAGTTCGAGGCGGCCACCGTCACCTTCGACCGCGTCGATTTCGCCTATGGCGAGGCGCCGGTGCTCCAGAGCCTCAGCCTGACGGCGTCGGCCAATTCGGTGGTGGCGCTGGTGGGGCCATCGGGCGCCGGCAAGTCGACGGTGTTCTCGCTGGTCGAGCGCTTCTACGACCCCAAGGGCGGCGCCATTCTGATCAACGGCACCGATATCAGGCGCTTTACCGTGGAGTCGCTGCGCCGGCACATCGCGCTGGTGACGCAGGATACCTTCTTGTTCGACGGCTCGGTGGCGGCCAATATTGCCGATGGACGCCCGGATGCCACACCCGCCGAGATCGAAATGGCGGCGCGCGACGCCAACGCCTATGACTTCATCATGGCGATGCCCTCCGGCTTCCAGTCGCGGGTCGGCGAAGGCGGCGGCAACCTTTCCGGCGGCCAGCGCCAGCGTATCGCCATCGCCCGCGCCATCCTGAGACAGGCGCCGATCCTGCTGCTCGACGAAGCGACCTCGGCGCTCGATGCCCAGGCCGAGCGCGACATTCAAGAAGCGCTCGGGCGCCTGATGAAGGGGCGGACGACCTTCGTCATCGCCCATCGCCTCGCCACCGTGCGCGACGCCGACATCATCTATGTCATGGACAAGGGTGAGGTGGTGCAGTCCGGCACTCACGAACAGCTGATGGCCGAGGGCGGGCTCTACGCCCATCTCAGGGCCCTGCAGTTCAAAGACGAGAAGCCTTTCCAGCCTGCCGAGGCGGCGGGCTGA
- a CDS encoding mitochondrial fission ELM1 family protein has product MILPSVWILTDGKAGDEQPLAGIAEAMGVTPEFRRVHPRKPFALMMPWGPIDWRDRPSQPGSPLAPPYPDICLATGRRAVAYLRHLKHLSPSTCAVLFKDPRTSRHGADLVIVQAHDKLRGSSVKVVTTAPNRLPPSRLDAIRANPPADLVALPSPRLAVLIGGDSRHHRFTPDDIIRLISGLKDRVAGGASLMITASRRTPPTLAAALKSLADESERVIFWSGQGANPLAAYMALADELIVTADSTNMIGEAATTGRPIQIFHPSGGHPKIAAFIALLGKEARIGRFPDAPTSGTYPPINSTADVADAVLAAWRRLRSES; this is encoded by the coding sequence ATGATCCTGCCCTCGGTCTGGATCCTCACCGATGGCAAGGCCGGCGACGAGCAGCCGCTTGCCGGCATCGCCGAGGCGATGGGCGTGACGCCGGAGTTCCGCCGCGTCCACCCGCGCAAGCCCTTCGCCTTGATGATGCCCTGGGGGCCGATCGACTGGCGCGACCGGCCGAGCCAGCCGGGCTCGCCGCTTGCCCCGCCCTACCCCGATATCTGCCTTGCCACCGGTCGGCGGGCCGTCGCCTACCTCCGGCACTTGAAGCACCTGTCGCCGTCCACCTGCGCGGTGCTGTTCAAGGATCCGAGGACGAGCCGCCACGGCGCCGATCTCGTGATCGTGCAGGCGCACGACAAGCTGCGCGGTTCATCGGTCAAGGTGGTGACGACCGCGCCCAACCGCCTGCCGCCCTCCCGCCTCGATGCGATCCGCGCCAACCCACCCGCCGACCTTGTCGCCCTTCCGTCGCCGCGCCTTGCCGTGCTGATCGGCGGCGACAGCCGCCATCACCGCTTCACGCCCGATGACATCATCAGGCTCATCTCCGGGCTCAAGGATAGGGTTGCCGGCGGCGCCTCGCTGATGATCACCGCCTCCAGGCGCACACCGCCGACACTCGCCGCTGCCCTGAAGTCGCTCGCCGACGAGAGCGAACGCGTTATCTTCTGGAGTGGCCAAGGCGCCAACCCGCTAGCCGCCTACATGGCGCTCGCCGACGAACTGATCGTCACCGCCGATTCCACCAACATGATCGGCGAGGCGGCGACAACAGGCCGACCGATCCAGATCTTCCATCCATCGGGCGGCCATCCGAAGATCGCAGCCTTCATAGCGCTCCTCGGCAAGGAGGCGCGGATCGGCCGCTTCCCCGACGCGCCAACCAGCGGCACCTATCCACCGATCAACTCGACGGCCGATGTCGCAGACGCGGTGCTGGCAGCTTGGCGGCGCCTGCGTTCCGAAAGCTGA
- a CDS encoding glycosyltransferase, whose translation MHLMLTQCFPPKFGGIENMMGGLAETIAASGAELLVLADGEPDPSAAPGYRIRRYRGFKPLRRWLKAKAAERVVRAGKVDTVFADSWKSLERFQPSGCQVICLAHGMEFPPKPTAAKAARISVALAKASRVIANSRYTASLAAPYVDARRLSVVTPPIQPQPTADPIAVAEFANRFGPGPIIASLCRLEPRKGIDRLIEAMSAHPALAAARLLIAGDGPDRARLEEIARSSPAAGNIHFLGRIDDRDKAALFTVCDVFAMPSRREGASVEGFGIVYLEAGWYGKPSLGGTDGGAADAIKDGETGLLCDGAKGEQVASALARLLSDADLRTRLGTAAQIHARSQTWAQKLGEYLPSPAAEVMDLPATTGLKDSMSSPPRILQLLPALGDGGVERSTVEMVGYLRDKGIVNFVASGGGDLVTAVEAGGAKHLAIPVGRKAPWSIIGNAFAVAKLIDREAIDIVHARSRAPAWAGWLATRFARRPCRFLTTFHGVYGHGNALKRLYNRVMLRGPLVVANSQFIRDHIETIYGYPADRIVVAARGIEPALFDPAHVTDDQRAAIRHEFGMVDGEPILIMVGRVTGWKGHAVLVDALARQADRPWRLVLVGSGNDGVIADLKARIDGHGLSQRIILTGSRRDVPILLAAADLAFSASTRPEAFGRAAIEAEAMQTPVIATDHGGSRETVLPGRTGWLVAPGDADAMAAAIGEALSAPERLKEMGRAGRAFVMENYTTARMLEQEFSAYRRLMDTAP comes from the coding sequence ATGCACTTGATGCTGACGCAGTGTTTCCCGCCAAAGTTCGGGGGGATCGAAAACATGATGGGCGGGCTGGCGGAAACGATCGCAGCTTCCGGCGCCGAGCTGCTGGTGCTGGCCGACGGCGAGCCCGATCCGTCGGCGGCGCCGGGCTATCGGATCCGTCGCTATCGCGGCTTCAAGCCGCTCCGGCGCTGGTTGAAGGCCAAAGCCGCCGAGCGGGTGGTCCGCGCGGGCAAGGTGGATACGGTGTTTGCCGACAGCTGGAAAAGCCTCGAGCGCTTCCAGCCATCCGGCTGTCAGGTCATCTGCCTGGCCCATGGCATGGAGTTCCCGCCCAAACCGACGGCGGCCAAGGCCGCCCGTATCAGCGTCGCCCTGGCCAAGGCTTCGCGGGTGATCGCCAATTCTCGCTATACGGCGTCGCTGGCGGCGCCCTATGTCGACGCCCGGCGCTTGTCCGTGGTGACGCCACCGATCCAGCCGCAGCCGACCGCCGACCCGATCGCCGTCGCGGAATTCGCAAACAGGTTTGGCCCCGGCCCCATCATCGCCTCGCTGTGCCGCCTCGAACCACGCAAGGGCATCGACCGGTTGATCGAAGCCATGTCGGCCCACCCTGCCCTGGCGGCGGCGCGCCTGCTGATCGCCGGCGATGGCCCCGATCGAGCGCGCCTTGAGGAGATTGCGCGGTCATCGCCGGCCGCCGGCAACATCCATTTTCTCGGACGCATCGACGATCGGGACAAGGCGGCGCTTTTCACCGTCTGCGACGTGTTCGCCATGCCGAGCCGGCGCGAAGGCGCGTCGGTCGAGGGCTTTGGCATCGTCTATCTGGAGGCCGGCTGGTACGGCAAACCCTCGCTGGGCGGCACCGACGGTGGCGCCGCCGATGCCATCAAGGACGGCGAGACCGGCCTGCTCTGCGATGGCGCCAAGGGCGAACAGGTGGCATCCGCGCTGGCGCGGCTCTTGTCCGACGCCGATCTCCGAACCCGCCTTGGAACAGCGGCGCAAATCCACGCCCGCTCGCAGACCTGGGCGCAGAAGCTCGGCGAATACCTGCCTTCACCGGCAGCAGAGGTCATGGATTTGCCGGCGACGACCGGCCTAAAAGACAGCATGTCCAGCCCGCCCCGCATCCTGCAGCTTCTCCCCGCGCTCGGCGACGGCGGGGTCGAGCGCTCCACCGTCGAGATGGTCGGCTATCTCCGCGACAAGGGCATCGTCAACTTCGTGGCGAGCGGCGGCGGCGATCTGGTAACGGCCGTCGAGGCCGGTGGCGCCAAGCACCTCGCCATTCCGGTCGGCCGCAAAGCCCCCTGGTCCATCATCGGCAACGCCTTCGCCGTCGCCAAGCTGATCGATCGCGAAGCGATCGACATCGTCCACGCCCGCAGCCGGGCGCCCGCCTGGGCGGGATGGCTGGCGACGCGATTTGCCCGCCGCCCCTGCCGCTTCCTCACCACTTTCCACGGCGTCTACGGCCATGGCAACGCGCTGAAGCGTCTCTACAATCGGGTCATGCTGCGCGGACCGCTGGTGGTCGCCAACTCTCAGTTCATCCGCGACCACATCGAGACCATCTACGGCTATCCGGCTGACCGCATCGTGGTGGCGGCGCGTGGCATAGAGCCGGCGCTGTTCGACCCCGCCCACGTAACCGACGATCAGCGGGCCGCCATCCGCCACGAATTCGGCATGGTCGACGGCGAGCCGATACTGATCATGGTCGGCCGCGTCACCGGCTGGAAGGGCCACGCCGTGCTGGTCGACGCGCTCGCCCGGCAGGCCGATCGGCCCTGGCGCCTCGTTCTGGTCGGCAGCGGCAATGACGGGGTGATCGCCGATCTCAAGGCGCGCATCGACGGCCATGGCCTATCCCAGCGGATCATCCTCACCGGCAGTCGGCGCGACGTGCCCATCCTGCTCGCCGCCGCCGATCTTGCCTTCTCCGCCTCCACCAGGCCGGAGGCGTTCGGCCGCGCCGCCATCGAGGCCGAGGCGATGCAAACGCCGGTGATCGCCACCGATCACGGCGGCAGCCGCGAAACCGTGCTGCCCGGCCGGACCGGCTGGCTGGTGGCGCCCGGCGACGCCGACGCCATGGCGGCCGCCATTGGTGAAGCCCTGTCCGCTCCCGAACGGCTCAAGGAGATGGGCCGGGCCGGCCGCGCTTTCGTGATGGAAAATTACACCACGGCCCGCATGCTGGAGCAGGAGTTTTCCGCCTACCGTCGCCTGATGGACACCGCGCCATGA
- a CDS encoding glycosyltransferase family 2 protein: MSPLPLSVFVICKDEADRLDLVLEALDGLTDDLVIVDSGSTDGTLDIARRHTSRVYHRDWTGFGEQKVYAESLCQHDWVLNLDADEVLLDDVKASIRAVFAMPEEARAAAYSLRIRHVSRLAPSLQPGLFNPTNVTPRLYDRRRAGFKSSAVHDKVEIRDGSKPVTLKGDVSHISMKSFAHMWDKIRSYSELSARDWAQKGRNPSIFRLIADPIWFFVKNYFIRRLFAVGAEGFVIAVSLSAGRALRIAMAWEERRRLGTR; the protein is encoded by the coding sequence ATGTCACCGCTACCGCTCTCCGTCTTCGTAATCTGCAAGGATGAAGCCGATCGGCTCGATCTGGTGCTGGAGGCTCTCGACGGATTGACGGACGACCTGGTGATCGTCGACAGCGGCTCGACCGACGGCACCCTCGATATCGCCCGTCGCCATACCTCGCGCGTCTATCACCGCGACTGGACCGGCTTCGGCGAACAGAAGGTTTATGCCGAAAGCCTTTGCCAGCACGATTGGGTGCTCAACCTCGACGCCGACGAAGTGCTGCTCGATGATGTCAAGGCGTCGATACGGGCGGTGTTTGCGATGCCGGAAGAAGCGCGCGCCGCCGCCTATTCGCTCCGGATCCGCCATGTCAGTCGCCTGGCGCCCAGCCTTCAGCCCGGCCTTTTCAACCCGACCAACGTCACGCCCCGTCTTTACGATCGGCGGCGTGCCGGCTTCAAGTCGAGCGCCGTCCACGACAAGGTGGAGATCCGCGACGGCAGCAAGCCGGTGACGCTCAAGGGCGACGTCTCCCATATCTCCATGAAGTCCTTCGCTCACATGTGGGACAAGATCCGCAGCTACAGCGAGCTGTCGGCCCGCGACTGGGCCCAGAAGGGGCGCAACCCCTCAATCTTCAGGTTGATCGCCGATCCCATCTGGTTTTTCGTGAAGAACTATTTCATCCGCCGTCTGTTCGCCGTCGGTGCCGAAGGCTTCGTGATCGCCGTCAGCCTCAGCGCCGGCCGGGCCCTGAGGATCGCCATGGCGTGGGAGGAGAGGCGGAGGCTGGGAACTCGATAG
- a CDS encoding alpha-1,2-fucosyltransferase has product MKKKFVVEAGGGRLGNQMMQLMVANTITKDLADFEVCGYQMPEWRLSRPAGTFDRRFPVLVWMEAPLGIVAAFCKLGLTNYVFMRSVHLDYSWFPSKGEAASLFHPLAEDDAKGFDENHIVIHVRAEDALQGGHPDYGPIPIEYYKSILEESGLKPVFLGQLSDDYYSNMLRNAFPDALFVPPSSPIKDFQVMRNSKNIVISTSTFGWLAAWLSDAKRIYMPLIGGFNPCQRPDINLTPLEDPRFIYDLFPVRLWRADPEQIDALQVAHDFRRLTTNEVTQIRERQNRLLTPRRFMKGLQLTRYVLRQLAWRAMGLFRISRKT; this is encoded by the coding sequence ATGAAGAAAAAGTTTGTTGTCGAGGCCGGAGGCGGTCGTTTGGGAAACCAAATGATGCAGTTAATGGTTGCAAATACGATAACAAAAGACCTCGCCGATTTCGAAGTTTGCGGCTACCAAATGCCGGAATGGCGGCTGTCTCGCCCCGCGGGCACCTTTGACCGCCGATTCCCAGTGCTCGTCTGGATGGAAGCCCCACTTGGTATTGTTGCCGCTTTCTGCAAGCTTGGACTTACGAACTACGTCTTCATGAGGTCAGTGCATCTGGACTATAGCTGGTTCCCGTCAAAAGGAGAGGCAGCATCCCTGTTCCACCCCCTCGCGGAAGACGACGCGAAAGGATTTGATGAAAATCACATCGTGATACACGTCCGCGCCGAAGACGCTCTGCAGGGTGGACACCCTGATTACGGCCCAATTCCGATTGAATATTACAAGAGCATTCTCGAAGAAAGCGGATTGAAGCCCGTATTCCTAGGGCAGCTATCGGACGATTATTATAGCAACATGCTGAGGAACGCGTTCCCAGATGCGCTTTTTGTCCCGCCTTCGTCGCCTATCAAAGATTTTCAGGTGATGAGAAACTCGAAGAATATCGTCATCAGCACCAGTACCTTTGGCTGGCTCGCCGCTTGGCTCTCCGATGCGAAACGCATCTACATGCCGCTGATCGGTGGCTTCAATCCCTGTCAGCGACCGGATATTAATCTGACGCCCCTTGAGGACCCCCGCTTCATCTACGATCTATTTCCAGTTCGTCTTTGGCGAGCCGATCCTGAGCAAATCGATGCGCTCCAAGTTGCGCATGACTTTCGCCGGCTAACCACCAACGAAGTGACCCAAATACGTGAAAGACAAAATCGGCTGCTGACCCCACGCCGCTTCATGAAGGGGCTTCAGTTGACCCGATATGTGTTGAGGCAACTTGCCTGGCGAGCAATGGGCTTGTTCAGGATCTCACGGAAGACATGA
- a CDS encoding glycosyltransferase, which translates to MRVVHVHLGIKGGAERFFVSLVNALAERGVEQKALIFPDRVWKKDIEAVCGIEEMGFSRSHIARFFTNRRIAKINNRFRPHAMMSWMPQATRWIPNDPNILTAARLGDYPERLDYFVNCDYLICNTPDIARAAAGIGWDIARTRVISNFTDVRRVAPIDRAKLDTPEGAFVILGMGRFVDRKGFDTLIKAVAPLPGAVLWLVGEGPEEDKLRQLAADLGCADRVRFLGWSMDPGPYLAAADALSIPSRHEPLGNVVLEAWAAGKPVVATASEGPSWLIEDGVNGLLAPIDDHAAVSAAFGRLIADPTLGPRLVEAANTKLELSHSRKAIADAYLAFLSSAPRRP; encoded by the coding sequence TTGCGGGTGGTGCACGTCCACCTGGGGATCAAGGGCGGCGCCGAGCGCTTCTTCGTCAGCCTCGTCAACGCGCTGGCCGAGCGTGGCGTCGAGCAGAAGGCGCTGATCTTCCCCGACCGCGTCTGGAAGAAGGATATCGAGGCGGTCTGCGGCATCGAGGAGATGGGGTTCAGCCGTTCCCACATCGCCCGCTTCTTCACCAACAGGCGGATTGCCAAGATCAATAATCGTTTCCGCCCGCACGCCATGATGTCGTGGATGCCGCAGGCGACGCGCTGGATTCCGAACGATCCCAACATCCTGACAGCCGCCCGCCTCGGCGACTATCCCGAACGGCTCGACTATTTCGTCAACTGCGACTACCTAATCTGCAACACGCCGGACATCGCCCGCGCCGCCGCCGGCATCGGCTGGGATATCGCGCGCACCCGCGTCATCTCCAACTTCACCGACGTGCGCCGGGTAGCTCCCATTGATCGCGCCAAGCTCGACACGCCGGAAGGCGCCTTCGTCATCCTTGGCATGGGCCGCTTCGTCGACCGCAAGGGCTTCGACACGCTGATCAAGGCCGTGGCGCCACTGCCGGGCGCCGTGCTGTGGCTGGTTGGTGAAGGCCCTGAGGAGGACAAGCTGCGTCAACTCGCCGCCGATCTCGGCTGCGCCGACCGGGTGCGCTTCCTCGGCTGGAGCATGGATCCCGGCCCCTATCTCGCCGCCGCCGATGCGCTCTCCATCCCATCACGCCACGAACCGCTCGGCAACGTGGTGCTTGAAGCCTGGGCGGCTGGCAAGCCGGTGGTCGCCACGGCCAGCGAAGGCCCGAGCTGGCTGATCGAAGACGGCGTCAACGGCCTGCTCGCCCCGATCGACGATCACGCGGCGGTCTCCGCCGCATTCGGCCGGCTGATCGCCGATCCCACCCTTGGGCCACGCCTCGTGGAGGCCGCCAATACCAAGCTGGAATTGAGCCATTCCCGCAAAGCCATCGCCGACGCCTACTTGGCGTTTCTGTCATCGGCGCCCCGCCGACCCTGA
- a CDS encoding glycosyltransferase family 2 protein, with the protein MSETLTRIGIMVCTAQRPRMLRDCVESLLAQQLADDWQVEVCVVENDATPNSRGVVETMPTSSPVKVRYYQEPRRGIPFARNKTLEVGLANGYDWIVLIDDDERADPTWLACLMRTAIEHGADVVSGPVRRSYEAPPPKWWKLLKPIVGPAGMPLDEAPTNNTLLSAKLIRPDGGALRFAEALTFGYEDIDFFSRAYKLGFRIVWSPDAFVEETIPASRVQPERLIARVHSTAAAQVLAAKIRHGDVPTVAKFALKGIRRLVSGAFQCALFWPGKGLGWEKPTNSYYRGRLRLARGLGIYRGLFTILPNYYNTVDGN; encoded by the coding sequence ATGAGCGAAACACTGACTCGGATCGGCATCATGGTCTGTACGGCCCAGCGGCCGCGCATGCTGCGCGATTGCGTCGAGTCACTGCTCGCCCAACAACTGGCGGACGATTGGCAGGTCGAGGTCTGCGTCGTCGAGAATGACGCGACACCAAACTCGCGTGGCGTCGTCGAAACCATGCCGACGTCTTCGCCGGTGAAGGTTCGCTACTATCAGGAGCCGCGTCGCGGCATCCCCTTCGCCCGCAACAAGACGCTCGAGGTCGGCCTTGCCAACGGCTACGACTGGATCGTGCTGATCGACGACGACGAGCGCGCCGACCCCACCTGGCTCGCCTGTCTGATGCGGACGGCGATCGAGCACGGCGCCGACGTGGTCTCCGGCCCGGTTCGCCGCAGCTATGAGGCGCCGCCGCCCAAGTGGTGGAAGCTGCTGAAGCCCATCGTCGGCCCCGCCGGCATGCCGCTTGACGAGGCGCCGACCAACAACACGCTATTGAGTGCCAAACTGATCCGTCCTGACGGCGGTGCCCTGCGCTTTGCCGAAGCCCTGACCTTCGGCTATGAGGACATCGACTTCTTCTCCCGCGCCTACAAGCTCGGCTTCCGCATCGTCTGGTCGCCGGACGCCTTCGTCGAGGAGACGATACCGGCGAGCCGCGTACAGCCGGAACGGCTGATTGCCAGGGTGCACTCGACGGCCGCCGCCCAAGTCCTCGCCGCCAAGATCCGGCATGGCGACGTCCCTACGGTCGCAAAGTTTGCCCTCAAGGGTATCCGCCGTCTCGTCAGCGGCGCGTTCCAGTGCGCCCTGTTCTGGCCGGGCAAGGGCTTGGGCTGGGAGAAGCCGACCAACAGCTATTATCGCGGCCGACTGCGGCTCGCCCGTGGCCTCGGCATCTATCGGGGCCTCTTCACGATCCTTCCCAACTATTACAATACGGTGGATGGCAACTGA
- a CDS encoding glycosyltransferase family 4 protein, translating to MKIAVILPRGTHFGPDKATAIDLCAYDFVRFSRYRDETVVVGEALDRPFDDVRFIGVPRRSGQSQASFSDALAAAAAAERPDVVVVHQHIPSARRIASRFGDRPVLLHRHNNPKRPKGFLGRWMERRKYAPFARIIVISAFTRDRLIAYFPSLSAKCHVVHNGLDLSEWPITATKHREILFVGRAVPEKGVLEAARAAVSALERAPDWHIRFILSGLDGNAPYAAEVTDTLRPLGDRAEVQRDLPHAAVREAFRDAAIALVPSRFEEPFGRTAIEAMAGGAALICSLRGGLKETAEGVSLEIDPDDPASIAGAITRLVNDEALRHRLAEMGRKRVETAFAIEGSAARLDDIYAAASSRKVAGRAVDASE from the coding sequence GTGAAAATCGCCGTCATTCTGCCCCGCGGAACGCACTTCGGCCCGGACAAGGCCACTGCGATCGACCTTTGTGCCTACGACTTCGTTCGTTTTTCCCGCTATCGTGACGAGACCGTCGTCGTCGGAGAGGCCCTCGACAGGCCCTTCGACGACGTGCGCTTCATTGGCGTGCCCAGGCGATCGGGCCAGAGCCAGGCTTCCTTTTCCGACGCACTGGCCGCCGCCGCGGCGGCCGAGCGGCCCGACGTCGTGGTGGTGCACCAACACATCCCCTCGGCACGGCGCATCGCCAGTCGCTTTGGCGACCGCCCGGTGCTGCTGCATCGCCACAACAATCCAAAGAGGCCGAAAGGCTTTCTCGGCCGCTGGATGGAGAGGCGGAAATACGCGCCCTTTGCCCGGATCATCGTGATCAGCGCCTTCACGCGCGATCGCCTCATCGCCTATTTCCCAAGCCTCTCCGCCAAATGCCACGTGGTGCACAACGGGCTCGATCTCAGCGAATGGCCCATCACCGCCACCAAGCACCGGGAAATTCTGTTCGTCGGCCGGGCCGTGCCGGAAAAGGGTGTGCTGGAAGCCGCGCGTGCCGCCGTGTCGGCGCTTGAGCGGGCACCCGACTGGCACATCCGCTTCATCCTCAGCGGTCTCGACGGCAACGCTCCTTACGCAGCCGAAGTCACCGACACGTTGCGCCCGCTCGGCGACCGCGCCGAAGTGCAGCGCGATTTGCCGCACGCGGCCGTGCGCGAAGCCTTCCGCGACGCCGCCATCGCGCTGGTCCCCTCACGCTTCGAGGAGCCGTTCGGCCGCACCGCCATCGAGGCCATGGCCGGTGGCGCCGCGCTGATCTGTTCGCTGCGGGGTGGCCTCAAAGAGACCGCCGAGGGTGTGTCGCTCGAAATCGACCCGGACGACCCCGCCTCCATCGCCGGCGCGATCACCCGCCTCGTCAACGATGAAGCGCTGCGCCACCGCCTTGCCGAAATGGGACGAAAAAGAGTGGAAACCGCCTTCGCCATCGAAGGCTCGGCTGCCCGGCTCGACGATATCTACGCGGCGGCATCCTCACGAAAAGTTGCGGGACGGGCGGTCGATGCGAGTGAATGA
- the greA gene encoding transcription elongation factor GreA, producing the protein MEKIPMTAAGHAALESELQRRKSEERPRIIAAIAEARAHGDLSENAEYHAAKEQQSHNEGRVSELEEMLARSEIIDISKLTGKTVKFGATVKLIDEDTEEHKTYQIVGDAEADVKGGRISISSPIARALIGKSVGDSVEVTAPGGPRGYEILDVVFR; encoded by the coding sequence ATGGAAAAGATCCCGATGACCGCCGCTGGGCATGCCGCTCTGGAAAGCGAGCTGCAGCGGCGCAAATCAGAGGAACGGCCTCGCATCATCGCGGCGATCGCTGAGGCGCGCGCCCATGGCGACCTCTCTGAAAATGCCGAATACCACGCCGCCAAGGAGCAGCAGAGCCACAACGAGGGCCGCGTCTCCGAGCTGGAGGAGATGCTGGCCCGCTCCGAGATCATCGATATTTCCAAGCTCACCGGCAAGACGGTGAAGTTCGGCGCTACGGTGAAGCTGATCGACGAGGACACCGAGGAACACAAGACCTACCAGATCGTCGGCGACGCCGAAGCCGACGTGAAGGGTGGCCGCATTTCCATCTCCTCGCCGATCGCGCGCGCCCTGATCGGCAAGTCGGTGGGCGATTCCGTGGAAGTCACCGCTCCCGGCGGCCCGCGCGGCTATGAAATCCTGGACGTGGTCTTCAGGTAA